Part of the Blastocatellia bacterium genome, GCGAGTCAACATCGCCAAACAAGCGGAACCCGATCACCTCCGCTGTTTCGACGCCCAACCGAATCAACGCGAGCTGAACGATCAGGGCTATGCTCGCCAGCCGAAACACCTGCCAGGAGGATAACGAGAACACGCGGGTGCGATTGGCAAATCGCCACAAGGCATAAAACAATGCCGCACAGATGACGACCAACCCAATCCAGCGACGACCGCTGTATTTGCTCGATGTGTGCGCGCGCAGCCGATCAATCGCTGCTTTGATCTGTGGCGTTACAACTTCCCCGCGCTGGACAATCACTTGACGCGGCTGATACCGGTTCGTGGCTGTGATCTGATCGCTCAGCCGCGCGCGCATCCATTCGGTGAGCGCGTGATCATAAACGCAATTCTCTTTAACGAAGCCGGCCAACCAGTCGGCATATTCGCGCTGATCCAGAGCCAGACTGCCTTTGACATGATACCTGGCTTCAGAGACTGTCCAGAGGTCTTTCCATTCGACCAATGGACTTTGCTCGATCTGCTCCGGCGTCAGCCGGTCGCCAACGGCTGACAGGATACGAACGCTCTGCGGCACGGCACCAAGACTCGACGGAAATTCATCAGCGCGAACATAAAACCCGCGCAATCTGGCGATCAAACGGCTCTGGAATTCTTCGCCTGCATCGCCGCTGGCCCACAAGCGAGCCAACGTGAGATTGACCGGAAAGGAAGGATGCTGCTGCTGAAACGACCGCACAAACGCGGCAAACCGCGCTGACGCCATCTCGGATGGTGACAACATGTCCGACTTGAACGCCTGACGCAGGGCTGCTTGAAACTGATTCCGGCTTGCCGCAAAAGCCGCGCGAAGCTGATTGACGGATTGCTCGACCACGTTTTGATCGAAGCGAAAGACGGGCGCCACTTTCTGCGCTTCTTCTTGTCGCAAGCGGGCTGTGCGCTCAGGGTCAACAACAATCAATTCCACCGGCGTGGTGATTTCCATCCTGGCGACTTCGCCGACCTTGTAATCGGGCAAACTCCGCAGTGGCACCCGCGATACAAGCACTGACATCACCACAGCAAAAAAGCTCACTTCGAGGATCAGCCGGCTCCGACGCGAAGAGGGCGTCAAACGACGCACAAGCCGCCTCAATCGTTCCAACAATGATGACTCAGGCGTGGTCACTGGTTCGTCCATACACCGGCCTGTGTCGGCCCTGACGCGGCAATATCCGTGTTGCTGCGCTGATCCATTCGTGCGCCTCGATGGCCAAGCATCGCTTCAATACGATCGAGCAATTCCGTGAGTGTTTCCGGCTGCAAGGCTGAAATGGCGATAGCCTGATGAAGCCGGCAGAGATTCTTCATGATGTCGGCGGGCACGCGATCCATCTTGTTAAACACCAGCAGGCGCGGTAGCTCCTGCAAGGCCAATTCTCTCAACGTGCGTTCCACGGATTCAATGCGTTGCTCACAATGGGGACTACTAGCATCAACCAGATGAATGAGCAGGTCAGAATCAGCAATCTCCTCCAGTGTGGCGCGGAATGCGTTAATCAGATCAGGCGGTAGGTTGCGAATAAATCCGACCGTATCACAGATGATGATTTCGCGCTCCTTGGGCAATCGGAGCCGGCGGCTCAACGGATCGAGCGTGGCGAACATGCGTTCTTCGGCCAGGACGCGCGAATGGGTGAGCGTGTTAAGCAACGTTGACTTGCCGGCATTGGTGTAGCCGACGATCGAAACAACGGGCACGTCATGTCGCCGCCGCTGACTGCGACGCGCTTCGCGCTGTCTGCGCACCTGCTGAATCAGCTCTTCCAGGTGGCCAATTCGTCGGCGCACGCGCCGGCGATCAACCTCCAACTTCGTCTCGCCAGGCCCACGCCCGCCAATGCCTCCCGTCAGACGCGACAAGCCTGTGTCCTCGTCGGTCAGTCGTGGCAAAAGATACTTCAACTGAGCCAACTCAACTTGAAGCTTCCCTTCCCGCGACTGTGCGCGTTGGGCAAAAATATCCAGAATCAATTGTGTGCGATCAATCACTTTCAGGTCGGTCGCCTGATGGATCGAGCGAACCTGCGCTGGCGTCAAATCCTGATCAAAGACGATGACATCGGCGCTATGCTGGAGCGCGCGAATCACCAACTCGTGGAGCTTGCCCTTGCCCAGCAGAAATCGTGGATCAATCTGTTTGCGTCGCTGAATGATGGTGTCCAGCACCACCAGCCCGCACGAGACAGCCAATTCGTGCAGCTCATCCATCGAATCGCGCGCTTCCTCTATGCCGTTGGTCGTCACACCCACTAAAATCGCTCGCTCGCGATCATCTTGCGCATGCGTGGGTCGGCGATTCCGCGCAAACTCTTCTTCGAGCGAGCCGATCAACTGGAGAAAATCAACATCGAGTTGATGCAGATAGACCGGATCAAGAAAGAGCCACGGTCTCTCAGACTGCGCTGGCTGCCCAGCTTCAGAAGGCGATCGTATCGGCATCAGATGCGCTGAACGAACCAGCGCCGGCAATCCCGCTTCTGTCACCTCAATAGCCGTCATCAGATCAAGTCGCAGCAACGCCAGATCGGCCAAATCGTCTTGCGTGAGGCCCTCGCCATTCAGATGTGTATGCACACAGCGAAGGCCACGAAATCGCCCACCTGACGCACGACCCCGCTTCAGGTCCGGCAACACGATCTCGTGTGCATCGCCCACAACCACATATTGAATATGACCCCCTCGATCAATCAGCAGTCCAATCTGACGATGCACCTCGCGCGATAGTTCGGTTAATTGCCGCGCGACCTCAGGCGTGATGATCGCTGTGGGTGGGATTCGCCGTTGATAGAACTTTTCCAACCGCCGTAGCTGGTTGTGTTTTAATCCCTGCGTGTGACCGTAAATCGTTGTAATGCTCGCTACCCTCCTGAAAGAGCTGGTCTGAGGCTACTATCCGGCTTCGTTGCCTCGTGTTGAGGTGTTCTCATGTGCCACATAGGTCAACGCTCTATTCAATCCGAGTGCCATTATAACATTCTCCATCGAGAGGGCAAAAGCCTGACC contains:
- the hflX gene encoding GTPase HflX, whose translation is MEKFYQRRIPPTAIITPEVARQLTELSREVHRQIGLLIDRGGHIQYVVVGDAHEIVLPDLKRGRASGGRFRGLRCVHTHLNGEGLTQDDLADLALLRLDLMTAIEVTEAGLPALVRSAHLMPIRSPSEAGQPAQSERPWLFLDPVYLHQLDVDFLQLIGSLEEEFARNRRPTHAQDDRERAILVGVTTNGIEEARDSMDELHELAVSCGLVVLDTIIQRRKQIDPRFLLGKGKLHELVIRALQHSADVIVFDQDLTPAQVRSIHQATDLKVIDRTQLILDIFAQRAQSREGKLQVELAQLKYLLPRLTDEDTGLSRLTGGIGGRGPGETKLEVDRRRVRRRIGHLEELIQQVRRQREARRSQRRRHDVPVVSIVGYTNAGKSTLLNTLTHSRVLAEERMFATLDPLSRRLRLPKEREIIICDTVGFIRNLPPDLINAFRATLEEIADSDLLIHLVDASSPHCEQRIESVERTLRELALQELPRLLVFNKMDRVPADIMKNLCRLHQAIAISALQPETLTELLDRIEAMLGHRGARMDQRSNTDIAASGPTQAGVWTNQ